From a single Phragmites australis chromosome 7, lpPhrAust1.1, whole genome shotgun sequence genomic region:
- the LOC133923615 gene encoding cyclin-P2-1-like, translating into MASSELPPDVFSFPCLDDGTPTALSPQVVISVLASILERHIARNERALARSREAADDAEAGDESAASTATRRVWAFDSGTVLDMSLHAFLERFSRYAQVSPQVYVVAYAYLDRLRRGDAGVRVVRANAQRLLTTSILVASKFVEDRNYKNSYFAAIGGLSAAELSELELDFLFLMQFRLNVCVSVFQSYCRHLEREVRFGGGYRVERRLEKALVCAGEALAQHRQAAAAQ; encoded by the coding sequence ATGGCATCAAGTGAGCTGCCGCCTGACGTGTTCTCCTTCCCGTGCCTGGACGACGGCACGCCGACGGCGCTGTCGCCGCAGGTCGTGATCTCGGTGCTCGCGTCCATCCTGGAGCGGCACATCGCCCGCAACGAGCGGGCCTTGGCCAGGAGCCGCGAGGCGGCGGACGACGCTGAGGCGGGAGACGAGTCGGCAGCGtcgacggcgacgaggagggTGTGGGCGTTCGACAGCGGCACAGTGCTGGACATGAGCCTGCACGCGTTCCTGGAGCGGTTCTCCCGGTACGCGCAGGTCTCGCCGCAGGTGTACGTCGTGGCGTACGCGTACCTGGACCGGCTCCGGCGGGGCGACGCCGGCGTGCGCGTCGTGCGCGCCAACGCGCAGCGCCTGCTCACCACGTCCATCCTCGTCGCCTCCAAGTTCGTGGAGGACAGGAACTACAAGAACTCGTACTTCGCGGCGATCGGCGGGCTGAGCGCGGCGGAGCTGAGCGAGCTGGAGCTGGACTTCCTCTTCCTGATGCAGTTCAGGCTCAACGTGTGCGTGAGCGTGTTCCAGAGCTACTGCCGCCACCTGGAGCGGGAGGTGAGGTTCGGCGGCGGGTACCGGGTCGAGAGGCGCCTCGAGAAGGCGCTTGTCTGCGCGGGAGAAGCGCTGGCGCAGCACCgacaggcggcggcggctcagtAA